The proteins below come from a single Chryseobacterium bernardetii genomic window:
- a CDS encoding TonB-dependent siderophore receptor, which produces MKNVLICASALATMMVSAQKKDSLTTKNIDEVVINTYVKKDSDYSNKMPLKAIEDPQVYSSIDKGVLENQLLFTVDDAFRNVAGAQKMWSATNRSGDGGIYLNLRGFVAGNSIRNGMVAPITTSMDAINVERIEVLKGPSATLFGSNVTSYGGVVNRITKKPYETFGGAISLAGGSYNYYRVQADVNAPLTNDKKLLFRLNTAYTNQGTFQRTNAKNSFYAFTPSITYRPTDNLEINAELEMFETHSYPETAFFFYYPSSQLGADSMDKMEKLGYNYKQSYTGEGLKTVGRARNFFGQVNYKINEHIKSSTNVSTAYSYSDGFSPYFYFSPNPTNSSEIGIARADQSTKDSKRTYFQLQQNFNFDFNIGSIRNRTVAGFDYLRLNDNQYFMFTNFDWVPFKGTDYSNMNSQTLGAMYDNLRNQPDFEKNNTYISTGKKDVYSGYISNVITPVAGLNILTSLRYESVDFKGGQTGQNVTAAYSQGAWSPKLGIVYQIVQDKVSVFGNYQNSFTSNGYYVSDANSNVTLSDPERANQFEGGFKASLIKGRISTTLSYYNIKVKNTLLNAGYTDQGRAIQRQAGSLTSQGIELEANAYLIKGFSVIAGVSYNDMKYTEADETVIGRRPATASSPWLVNFNASYQFLDGSLKGLGFGVGGNYASDNKIVNSTTMGTFILPKYLVLNANAFYDTRKFRIGVKVDNFTNEKYWSGYTTANAQALANVLGSFTYKF; this is translated from the coding sequence ATGAAAAATGTACTGATCTGTGCTTCCGCACTGGCGACAATGATGGTTTCTGCCCAAAAAAAAGATTCATTAACCACAAAAAACATAGATGAAGTAGTTATCAATACATATGTCAAGAAAGACAGTGATTATTCCAACAAAATGCCTCTTAAGGCCATAGAGGATCCACAGGTGTACTCTTCTATTGACAAAGGAGTTTTAGAAAACCAACTGCTGTTCACCGTAGATGATGCTTTCAGAAATGTAGCAGGTGCACAGAAGATGTGGAGTGCAACCAACAGATCCGGAGACGGAGGAATTTATCTTAACCTGAGAGGTTTTGTAGCAGGAAACTCTATCAGAAATGGTATGGTAGCTCCTATTACCACTTCCATGGATGCTATTAATGTTGAAAGAATTGAAGTTTTAAAAGGGCCTTCTGCAACGTTATTTGGAAGTAATGTAACTTCTTATGGCGGAGTTGTCAACAGAATTACAAAAAAACCTTATGAAACTTTCGGAGGAGCAATATCTCTTGCAGGAGGAAGTTACAACTACTACAGGGTACAGGCAGATGTAAATGCTCCGCTGACCAACGATAAGAAGTTATTATTCAGATTAAATACGGCTTATACAAACCAGGGTACCTTCCAGAGAACCAATGCAAAGAATTCATTCTATGCATTTACACCTTCCATCACTTACCGTCCTACAGATAATTTAGAAATTAATGCGGAACTGGAAATGTTTGAAACCCATTCATATCCTGAAACTGCATTTTTCTTTTATTATCCTAGCTCACAACTTGGAGCAGACAGCATGGACAAAATGGAGAAACTTGGATATAACTATAAACAGTCTTATACCGGGGAAGGCCTTAAAACTGTAGGTAGAGCAAGAAATTTCTTTGGGCAGGTTAACTATAAGATTAATGAACATATTAAATCTTCCACTAATGTAAGTACTGCCTATTCTTATTCAGACGGATTCAGTCCATATTTTTATTTCTCCCCCAATCCTACAAATAGTTCTGAAATTGGAATAGCAAGAGCCGACCAGTCAACCAAAGACAGCAAAAGAACTTATTTCCAGCTTCAGCAGAATTTTAATTTTGATTTCAATATTGGAAGTATAAGAAACAGAACAGTAGCCGGTTTTGATTATTTGAGATTGAATGACAATCAGTACTTTATGTTTACCAATTTTGACTGGGTTCCTTTTAAAGGTACTGACTATTCTAATATGAATAGCCAGACATTGGGAGCAATGTATGACAATCTGAGAAACCAGCCTGATTTTGAAAAAAATAACACCTATATCAGTACAGGAAAAAAAGATGTTTACAGTGGATACATTTCCAATGTAATCACTCCTGTAGCAGGACTTAATATCCTTACTTCTTTGCGATATGAAAGTGTAGATTTTAAAGGAGGTCAAACGGGACAAAATGTAACTGCAGCATATAGCCAGGGAGCATGGTCTCCGAAGCTGGGAATTGTGTATCAGATTGTTCAGGATAAAGTCTCTGTATTTGGAAATTATCAAAATAGTTTCACTAGCAACGGATATTATGTTTCCGACGCCAATTCTAATGTAACCCTTTCTGACCCTGAACGAGCTAATCAGTTCGAAGGTGGATTTAAAGCCAGTCTTATCAAAGGAAGAATCAGTACAACATTAAGCTATTACAATATCAAAGTAAAAAATACACTTCTGAATGCTGGATATACTGATCAAGGGAGAGCAATTCAAAGACAGGCAGGATCACTAACAAGTCAGGGGATTGAATTGGAAGCAAATGCTTATCTGATTAAAGGATTCTCTGTAATTGCCGGTGTAAGCTATAATGATATGAAATATACTGAAGCGGATGAAACTGTAATTGGAAGAAGGCCTGCTACAGCTTCTTCTCCGTGGTTGGTTAATTTCAATGCGAGCTATCAGTTCCTTGACGGAAGTTTAAAAGGTCTTGGATTTGGTGTGGGAGGAAATTATGCCAGCGATAACAAGATCGTCAACTCAACTACAATGGGAACTTTTATTCTTCCAAAATATCTGGTGCTGAATGCTAATGCCTTTTATGATACAAGAAAATTCAGAATTGGGGTAAAGGTAGACAACTTCACAAACGAAAAATACTGGAGCGGATATACAACAGCCAATGCACAGGCCCTTGCGAACGTATTAGGAAGCTTCACTTATAAATTTTAA
- the secA gene encoding preprotein translocase subunit SecA: protein MSFLNKVLKGFLGDKKAQDLKEVKKVVTKIKAVEPNIQQLSDDGLRQKTAEFKENIKSATSKITAQIEQIKEQIKNSTNVDEKEALFTKIESLKKESYEIEEKVLTQILPEAFALIKETARRWAQNGEIRVTATDWDRELAAAGKDFVSIQGDQAVWKNSWDAAGTPVVWDMVHYDVQFIGGIILHSGKIAEMATGEGKTLVGTLPIYLNSLPERGVHVVTVNDYLAKRDSAWMGPLYQFHGMSIDCIDNHQPNSDGRRKAYNSDITYGTNNEFGFDYLRDNMVTSPSELVQRELNFAIVDEVDSVLVDDARTPLIISGPVPQGDRQEFDVLKPSIDRIVEVQKKTVSAIFNEAKKLIAAGNTKEGGFKLLQAYRGLPKNRQLIKFLSESGNRALLQKVEAQYMQDNNRDMPIVDKDLYFVIEEKNNQVDLTDKGVEYMSQGNSDPNFFVLPDIGTEIAELEAKNLSKEEEFEAKEKLFSDFAEKSERVHTMSQLLKAYTLFEKDDEYVVIDGEVKIVDEQTGRIMEGRRYSDGLHQAIEAKENVKIEAATQTFATITLQNYFRMYNKLAGMTGTAETEAGELWEIYKLDVVVIPTNRPILRHDKQDLVYKTNREKYNAVIEEVEKLTAAGRPVLVGTTSVEISQLLSKALQLRKIPHQVLNAKLHKKEAEIVAEAGRPGVVTIATNMAGRGTDIKLTKEVKDAGGLAIIGTERHDSRRVDRQLRGRAGRQGDPGSSQFYVSLEDNLMRLFGSERIAKMMDRMGHKEGEVIQHSMISKSIERAQKKVEENNFGTRKRLLEYDDVMNKQRDVIYKRRKNALFGDHLKYDITNMIFDVANSIVAKGKATGNYKDFEYEIIKTFTMESPVSENDFKNKNVQDLTNILFKAAQEDYQMKLNLLKEKSFPIIENVYQNQGSMFKMIQVPFTDGHKTMTIVADLKEAYETKCESLINDFEKNITLSIIDENWKLHLREMDDLRRSSQGAVYEQKDPLVIYKQESFHLFSEMMEKLNKEIISFLYKGEIPA from the coding sequence ATGAGTTTTTTAAACAAAGTTCTTAAAGGGTTTTTGGGAGACAAAAAAGCGCAGGACCTAAAAGAAGTAAAAAAAGTTGTAACAAAAATCAAAGCTGTAGAACCTAACATCCAACAATTGTCGGATGATGGTTTGAGACAAAAAACTGCTGAGTTTAAAGAGAATATAAAATCTGCAACCAGCAAGATAACAGCTCAAATAGAACAGATTAAAGAGCAGATAAAGAACTCAACAAATGTTGATGAGAAAGAAGCTCTTTTCACAAAGATTGAGTCTCTAAAGAAAGAATCCTACGAAATTGAAGAGAAAGTTCTTACCCAGATCCTTCCGGAAGCTTTTGCATTGATAAAGGAAACGGCAAGAAGATGGGCACAGAATGGAGAAATCCGTGTAACTGCAACCGATTGGGATAGAGAATTGGCTGCTGCAGGAAAAGATTTTGTTAGTATTCAGGGAGACCAGGCTGTTTGGAAAAACTCATGGGACGCTGCCGGAACTCCAGTAGTTTGGGATATGGTCCACTATGATGTTCAGTTTATCGGAGGTATTATTCTTCACAGTGGTAAAATTGCCGAAATGGCAACCGGTGAAGGTAAAACTTTGGTAGGAACATTACCTATTTACTTAAATTCACTTCCGGAAAGAGGAGTACACGTTGTAACCGTGAACGATTACCTTGCGAAAAGAGACTCCGCATGGATGGGTCCTCTTTATCAGTTCCATGGAATGTCTATCGACTGTATTGATAACCACCAGCCGAACTCAGACGGAAGAAGAAAAGCATACAACTCAGATATTACTTACGGAACGAACAACGAATTCGGTTTCGATTATCTGAGAGATAACATGGTAACTTCACCTTCGGAACTGGTACAAAGAGAATTGAACTTTGCGATCGTGGATGAGGTGGATTCTGTATTGGTAGATGATGCCAGAACACCGTTGATTATTTCAGGTCCGGTTCCTCAGGGAGACAGACAGGAATTCGATGTTCTTAAGCCTTCTATCGACAGAATTGTTGAAGTTCAGAAGAAAACGGTTTCTGCTATTTTCAATGAAGCGAAAAAATTAATCGCAGCAGGAAACACCAAAGAAGGAGGATTCAAATTGCTTCAGGCATACAGAGGTCTTCCTAAAAACAGACAATTAATCAAATTCTTATCGGAAAGCGGAAACAGAGCATTGCTTCAGAAAGTTGAAGCTCAATACATGCAGGACAACAACCGTGATATGCCGATTGTAGATAAAGATCTTTATTTCGTCATCGAAGAAAAAAACAATCAGGTAGATCTTACAGACAAGGGTGTTGAATACATGTCTCAGGGGAACTCTGATCCAAACTTCTTCGTTCTACCGGATATCGGAACTGAAATTGCTGAATTAGAAGCAAAAAACTTATCTAAAGAAGAAGAATTCGAAGCTAAAGAAAAACTTTTCAGTGATTTTGCGGAAAAGTCTGAAAGAGTTCACACAATGAGCCAGCTATTGAAAGCCTACACATTATTTGAAAAAGATGATGAATATGTAGTTATTGATGGTGAAGTAAAAATTGTTGACGAGCAGACCGGGCGTATCATGGAAGGAAGACGTTATTCTGATGGTCTTCACCAGGCAATTGAAGCTAAAGAAAATGTAAAAATTGAGGCTGCTACCCAAACTTTTGCGACCATTACGCTTCAGAACTATTTCCGTATGTACAACAAGCTTGCGGGGATGACGGGTACTGCTGAAACAGAGGCTGGTGAGCTTTGGGAGATCTACAAACTGGATGTTGTGGTAATTCCTACTAACCGTCCTATCCTAAGACATGACAAACAAGACTTAGTTTACAAAACTAACAGAGAAAAATATAACGCCGTAATTGAAGAGGTTGAAAAATTAACAGCTGCCGGAAGACCTGTTCTTGTAGGAACAACTTCAGTTGAAATTTCTCAGTTGCTTTCAAAAGCACTTCAGTTAAGAAAAATTCCGCACCAGGTACTGAATGCGAAGCTTCACAAAAAAGAAGCAGAGATTGTTGCTGAAGCAGGCCGTCCGGGAGTTGTAACCATTGCAACAAACATGGCAGGACGTGGTACCGACATTAAGCTTACGAAAGAAGTAAAAGACGCAGGAGGTTTAGCAATTATCGGTACAGAAAGACACGACTCAAGACGTGTTGACAGACAGTTAAGAGGTAGAGCAGGTCGTCAGGGAGATCCTGGAAGTTCTCAGTTCTACGTATCTCTTGAAGATAACCTGATGCGTTTATTCGGTTCTGAAAGAATTGCCAAGATGATGGACAGAATGGGTCATAAAGAAGGTGAAGTTATTCAGCACTCCATGATCAGCAAATCTATTGAAAGAGCCCAGAAGAAAGTGGAAGAAAACAACTTCGGAACCAGAAAGAGACTTCTTGAGTATGATGACGTAATGAATAAGCAGCGTGATGTAATCTACAAGAGAAGAAAGAATGCTCTGTTCGGAGACCACCTGAAATATGACATCACGAATATGATCTTTGATGTAGCCAACTCAATCGTTGCGAAAGGAAAAGCTACAGGAAACTACAAGGATTTTGAATATGAGATCATTAAGACCTTTACTATGGAATCTCCTGTTTCTGAAAATGACTTCAAGAATAAAAATGTTCAGGACCTAACGAACATTTTATTCAAAGCAGCTCAGGAAGATTACCAGATGAAGCTGAACCTGTTGAAGGAAAAATCATTCCCGATCATTGAGAATGTATACCAAAACCAGGGATCAATGTTTAAGATGATTCAGGTACCTTTCACAGACGGACACAAGACAATGACAATTGTGGCTGACTTAAAAGAAGCTTATGAGACCAAATGCGAAAGCTTAATCAACGATTTTGAAAAGAATATCACTTTATCCATCATTGATGAAAACTGGAAGCTTCACCTTCGTGAAATGGACGACTTAAGAAGATCTTCTCAGGGAGCTGTTTATGAGCAGAAAGATCCGCTTGTAATTTACAAACAGGAATCTTTCCACTTATTCAGTGAAATGATGGAGAAATTAAACAAAGAAATTATTTCTTTCTTATACAAAGGAGAAATTCCTGCATAG